From Sinorhizobium sp. B11:
GCGTTCTCGCTACCCAGGTTGGCCTGAGCCAGTCGGCCCTCTCCCAGCATCTGTCGAAATTGCGCGCTCAGAAGCTGGTCAAGACCCGTCGTGATGCACAGACGATCTACTATTCCAGCAACTCCGAGCCGGTCATGAAGATCCTTGCAACACTCGAGGATATCTACGTGGCTCAGAACCGGAGCAGGTCTGCAGCCTGATGTTAGCGCTGACATGATGTCAGTCTGAGCAACGTTCAAGGAGATGTTTCCGCGGACGCTGCTTATGCTATTTTCAGCACGTGAAGCCTTAGAGGCCGGCAATTCGCAAGAATTGCCGGCCTTGTTTGGTTGGAGAAGCGGGCTTAGCTGCCCACCACTCCGTTCTTGCTGCGCGTCAGCACGACAAGCGACGGACGGGCCGGTACGCCCGGCTTGAAGTCCGGCCAGCTGGTGCCGGCATCTTCCATCGAAGTCGCATCCTCGTTGTCCGCCATGCGCAATTCG
This genomic window contains:
- a CDS encoding metalloregulator ArsR/SmtB family transcription factor; amino-acid sequence: METSDLAEHTNVAAALLSAMANPKRLLILTSLVKGEVPVGVLATQVGLSQSALSQHLSKLRAQKLVKTRRDAQTIYYSSNSEPVMKILATLEDIYVAQNRSRSAA